In a genomic window of Allomeiothermus silvanus DSM 9946:
- the argC gene encoding N-acetyl-gamma-glutamyl-phosphate reductase, with protein MGKPKIFIDGEAGTTGLQIRLRLAGRNDLELLSIDPAQRKDALERKRLLNQADVAILCLPDEAAKEAVAMIENPQTRVLDASSAHRVAEGWVYGFPELSPLQPDLIRQARFVANPGCYATGAIALLRPLVDAGLLPEGFAASVQGISGYSGGGRALIEAMEGKGEHRLAGDYRAYGLELTHKHIPEMTRYSRLLHEPIFTPAVARFAQGMLVMIPVHLWALPKGVRACELHAALAERYQGQRFVEVMPLETYGAHHPVLDPQALNNTNRMELFVFENPTREQALLVARFDNLGKGASGAAAQNLDLMLGTVEEHAYQVRGVAA; from the coding sequence ATGGGCAAGCCGAAGATCTTCATCGACGGGGAAGCGGGGACCACCGGGCTACAGATTCGCCTACGGCTCGCCGGGCGCAACGACCTCGAGCTCCTTTCGATAGACCCCGCCCAGCGCAAAGACGCGCTCGAGCGCAAGCGACTTTTGAATCAGGCCGACGTAGCGATCCTCTGCTTGCCGGATGAGGCCGCCAAAGAGGCGGTGGCGATGATCGAAAACCCCCAGACTCGAGTCCTCGATGCAAGCTCGGCCCACCGGGTGGCGGAAGGTTGGGTCTACGGTTTTCCCGAGCTCAGCCCCCTCCAGCCCGACCTCATCCGCCAGGCCCGTTTCGTCGCCAACCCCGGCTGCTACGCGACCGGCGCCATCGCCCTGCTGCGCCCATTGGTAGACGCAGGCCTTTTACCCGAGGGCTTTGCGGCTTCAGTACAGGGAATCTCCGGATATAGCGGCGGTGGGCGGGCGCTCATCGAGGCGATGGAGGGGAAGGGGGAGCACCGCCTAGCCGGGGATTACCGGGCCTATGGCCTCGAGCTGACCCACAAGCACATTCCCGAGATGACCCGGTATTCTCGGCTCCTCCACGAGCCGATCTTCACCCCCGCGGTGGCCCGCTTCGCCCAGGGGATGCTGGTGATGATCCCGGTGCACCTGTGGGCCTTACCTAAAGGAGTCCGGGCTTGCGAACTCCACGCGGCGCTGGCCGAGCGCTACCAGGGTCAACGCTTCGTAGAGGTGATGCCCCTCGAGACCTACGGGGCTCATCACCCCGTTCTCGATCCGCAGGCCCTCAACAACACTAACCGCATGGAACTCTTCGTCTTCGAGAACCCCACCCGCGAGCAAGCGCTCCTGGTAGCCCGTTTCGATAACCTGGGCAAAGGG
- the argF gene encoding ornithine carbamoyltransferase gives MVEAKQAVSSLKGRDFLSNLDLSPAEYRAVLDTAHAMKRGEFKGQRPLEGQTLAMIFEKPSLRTRTTFEVAMNHLGGHAVNLTNAEIGLGTREPVRDIAMNLERWVDAIMARVYLHSTLEDLAQYSSKPVINGLSDLLHPVQLLADYQTIEETFPDTRGLRVAYIGDGNNMANAHIQTAVLSGAKLTIATPRGYEPNALILMEALKLGADVTLTHDPKAAAEGAQVLYTDVWVSMGQEQEASQRRKIKDFAGFQVNPAMLDLIDEDGIFLHCLPAHYGEEVVEEATLHPKSRVFDQAENRLHAQKALLYHLLG, from the coding sequence GTGGTCGAAGCGAAACAAGCGGTCTCGAGCCTGAAAGGACGCGACTTCCTCTCCAACCTCGATCTTTCTCCTGCCGAATACCGTGCGGTACTCGATACCGCCCATGCCATGAAGCGGGGCGAGTTCAAAGGCCAGCGCCCCTTAGAGGGCCAGACTTTGGCGATGATCTTCGAGAAACCTTCCCTGCGTACCCGCACCACCTTCGAGGTGGCGATGAACCACCTTGGCGGGCACGCGGTGAACCTCACCAACGCCGAGATCGGCCTGGGCACACGGGAGCCGGTGCGGGATATCGCCATGAACCTCGAGCGCTGGGTAGATGCCATTATGGCCCGAGTGTATCTCCACTCAACCTTGGAAGACCTAGCCCAGTACTCTTCCAAGCCGGTCATCAACGGCCTTTCTGACCTTCTGCACCCGGTGCAACTGCTGGCCGACTACCAGACCATCGAAGAGACCTTCCCCGATACGCGGGGGCTGCGGGTGGCTTATATCGGAGATGGGAACAATATGGCCAATGCCCATATCCAGACCGCGGTGCTCTCCGGGGCCAAGCTCACCATCGCTACCCCGCGCGGCTATGAGCCCAACGCGCTGATCCTGATGGAAGCCCTCAAGCTGGGGGCCGATGTGACCCTCACCCACGACCCCAAGGCGGCAGCCGAGGGGGCCCAGGTGCTCTACACCGACGTGTGGGTTTCCATGGGCCAGGAGCAAGAAGCCAGCCAGCGGCGCAAGATTAAGGATTTCGCAGGGTTTCAGGTGAATCCGGCGATGCTGGATCTGATCGACGAGGATGGCATCTTCCTGCACTGCCTGCCGGCCCACTACGGCGAGGAGGTGGTAGAAGAAGCCACCCTCCATCCTAAGAGCCGGGTCTTCGACCAGGCCGAAAACCGCTTGCACGCGCAGAAAGCGCTGCTCTACCACCTGTTGGGCTAA
- a CDS encoding MarR family winged helix-turn-helix transcriptional regulator: MPWTVLTRMWKLMRDLRDETLPQLERLGLAPNDPWLLASIEHHHHPTEVVRLTQMPAPTVSQMLKRLEAEGLLVRSLDPSDLRRYHFELTARGYEVLKESRTLLMSAMERRLERLTPEQRRQFVELLDILAQSEGEKVGKE; this comes from the coding sequence ATGCCTTGGACGGTACTCACCCGTATGTGGAAGCTCATGCGGGACCTCCGAGATGAAACCCTGCCCCAGCTCGAGCGCCTGGGGCTGGCCCCTAACGACCCCTGGCTGCTGGCAAGCATCGAGCATCACCACCACCCCACCGAGGTAGTACGCCTGACGCAGATGCCTGCCCCCACCGTCTCGCAGATGCTCAAGCGGCTCGAAGCCGAGGGGCTGCTAGTTCGCTCGCTCGATCCCTCCGACCTACGGCGTTACCACTTCGAGCTGACGGCTCGAGGCTACGAGGTGTTGAAAGAAAGCCGCACCCTGCTCATGAGCGCGATGGAACGGAGGCTCGAGCGCCTCACTCCCGAGCAGCGCCGCCAGTTTGTCGAATTGCTGGATATCCTCGCCCAGAGCGAGGGCGAGAAGGTAGGAAAGGAGTAA
- a CDS encoding MDR family MFS transporter has translation MAEPIRSDPGAGEAPQGMPRETRMTLIGILLGLFLAALDQTIVSTALPKIIADLNGTELYAWVTTAYLLASTVSAPIFGRLTELFSRKSILLIAILIFLGGSALCGLSQNMPELILFRGIQGIGGGALFALALTTIAVLFPPRERGRVGGLFGAIFGVSSAVGPWLGGLLTDHLSWHWVFYINMPVGAVALWFIGRFMPRLRPDHRETFDFLGAALLIVWTVPLMLAFSWGGSTYPWSSPRILGLFAMSAVALALWVWSQSREKHPLFDLSILKIPTFTIASVAIFFYGPAFLGAVAFLPLYLQVVKGVSASASGVTVLPLTVGVVLGATGSGVLSGRLGRYKPLLLIGTLWLLAVFLTLHLVLSVNTPLWLAVVLFFLLGLGLGPSQSLLQVAAQNNIPPQRLGSATAATQLIRQIGSTIGIALLGTVLTQNLNAETCKVFPDNASCKPGALAQRSNEGGTGANLDEQFQKLEAQIVAALKGDEAAYDELMANKDVPEDVKSKLVKGGLPAQFKDTEAKVIAALKGDEKAYAELMNDPNTPDELKKRLVKGGIPAQFRALEAKVSAALRGDEQAYTDLINDPNVPAELKKRLVKGGIPAQFKELADQVEAALRGDIAAYNRLMSNPNVPAELKSRLVKGGIPAQFKELERQVEAALRGDLRAYNALVSNPQVPAELKSRLVKGGIPAQFQKLQDQVEAAIKGDLEAYAALMGNPQVPAELKSRLIKGGIPAQFQVLEAQVEAALKGDEAAYTALIRNPQVPAELQARLVKGGIPAQFQTLEGLLIAALNGDPAAYQAVQNNPQIPAQFKGQIPPGGIAAQVQAQIAQTESLLEAALQGDAQAAQALRANPNLDPRIQALLDTPPPPEARPAALAQVKAGLEAQIPQIVAAATQQAESRIKAGLQQAQAEALAQAIAGVKAGLAQAQSKAIAAAIATVRENLRKAQAQATQAAIAAVGKNLQAAQASATEQAVKAVRENLSKVQAQATEQAVKAVIENLQKAEATAEEKAIQAVRENLAAAQQKALVEVPQTVVANLEQTKTKLHNALNNGITNAEKNIFLYAAVFVLISLVFIGMLPNEELRGGGGFGARGGQAGPPVAAH, from the coding sequence ATGGCCGAACCCATTCGCAGCGATCCCGGGGCTGGCGAAGCACCCCAGGGGATGCCCCGCGAGACCCGCATGACCCTCATCGGCATCCTGCTGGGGCTATTCCTAGCCGCCCTCGACCAGACCATCGTCTCCACCGCGCTGCCCAAGATCATCGCCGATCTCAACGGCACCGAGCTATATGCTTGGGTCACCACCGCTTATCTGTTGGCTTCCACGGTCTCGGCCCCTATCTTCGGGCGCCTGACCGAACTCTTCAGCCGCAAATCCATCCTGCTCATCGCTATCCTAATCTTCTTGGGTGGCTCGGCGCTGTGCGGGCTAAGTCAGAACATGCCCGAGCTGATCCTCTTCCGGGGCATTCAGGGGATCGGCGGCGGGGCCCTGTTTGCCTTGGCCCTCACCACCATTGCGGTGCTCTTTCCTCCGCGCGAGCGCGGACGGGTGGGCGGTCTCTTCGGGGCGATTTTCGGGGTCAGCAGCGCGGTCGGCCCCTGGCTGGGCGGCCTCCTCACCGACCACCTCTCCTGGCACTGGGTCTTCTACATCAACATGCCCGTAGGCGCAGTAGCCCTGTGGTTCATCGGGCGCTTTATGCCCCGCTTGAGGCCCGATCACCGCGAGACCTTCGACTTCTTGGGGGCTGCGCTACTCATCGTGTGGACCGTCCCGCTAATGCTAGCCTTTTCCTGGGGCGGTAGCACTTACCCCTGGAGCAGCCCCCGCATTCTGGGCCTTTTCGCCATGAGTGCGGTAGCGCTGGCGCTGTGGGTCTGGTCGCAAAGCCGCGAGAAGCACCCGCTGTTCGACCTCTCCATACTAAAAATCCCCACCTTTACCATCGCCTCCGTAGCCATCTTCTTCTATGGCCCGGCCTTCTTGGGCGCGGTGGCTTTCTTGCCGCTTTACCTGCAGGTGGTGAAGGGGGTCTCGGCCTCGGCCTCGGGTGTCACGGTGCTTCCCCTGACGGTGGGGGTAGTGCTCGGTGCCACCGGGAGCGGGGTTCTTTCAGGACGGCTGGGCCGCTACAAGCCCCTGCTCCTCATCGGCACCCTCTGGTTGCTGGCGGTCTTTCTTACGTTGCATTTGGTGCTGAGCGTGAATACCCCACTGTGGCTGGCCGTAGTCCTTTTCTTCCTGCTGGGCCTCGGCCTGGGGCCTTCGCAGTCACTCTTGCAGGTCGCCGCGCAAAACAACATCCCACCCCAGCGTTTGGGTTCGGCCACCGCAGCCACTCAGCTTATCCGGCAAATCGGCTCGACCATCGGGATTGCTTTGCTGGGAACGGTGCTTACCCAAAACCTCAACGCCGAGACCTGCAAGGTCTTCCCCGACAACGCCTCGTGCAAACCCGGAGCGTTGGCGCAGCGCAGCAACGAGGGCGGGACCGGGGCCAACCTGGATGAGCAGTTCCAAAAGCTCGAGGCGCAGATTGTGGCCGCGCTCAAAGGGGATGAGGCCGCGTATGACGAGCTGATGGCGAACAAGGATGTTCCCGAAGACGTGAAAAGCAAGTTGGTCAAGGGGGGGCTCCCGGCCCAGTTTAAGGACACCGAGGCCAAGGTAATCGCAGCGCTCAAGGGCGATGAAAAAGCCTACGCCGAGCTGATGAACGATCCCAACACTCCAGACGAACTCAAGAAACGGCTGGTGAAGGGGGGAATTCCTGCCCAGTTCCGGGCGCTCGAGGCCAAAGTCAGCGCGGCCCTTCGCGGCGACGAGCAAGCTTATACCGATCTCATCAACGATCCTAACGTCCCCGCCGAACTCAAGAAACGGCTGGTCAAGGGCGGCATCCCCGCGCAGTTCAAGGAACTGGCAGATCAGGTCGAAGCCGCTTTGCGCGGAGATATCGCGGCCTATAACCGCCTGATGAGCAACCCCAACGTCCCAGCGGAGCTCAAGTCCCGGCTCGTCAAGGGGGGCATTCCCGCCCAGTTCAAGGAGCTCGAGCGACAGGTGGAGGCCGCTCTGCGGGGAGACCTGCGAGCCTATAACGCCCTGGTGAGCAACCCCCAGGTCCCGGCGGAACTCAAGAGCCGCTTGGTGAAAGGAGGCATCCCCGCGCAGTTCCAAAAGCTCCAGGACCAGGTAGAAGCGGCCATCAAAGGCGATCTCGAGGCCTACGCTGCTTTGATGGGCAACCCGCAGGTCCCCGCCGAGCTGAAATCCCGCTTGATCAAAGGGGGAATCCCCGCGCAGTTCCAAGTGCTCGAGGCCCAGGTGGAGGCTGCCCTTAAGGGGGATGAGGCCGCCTACACCGCCCTCATCCGCAACCCCCAGGTTCCCGCCGAGCTCCAAGCCCGCCTCGTCAAGGGCGGCATCCCGGCCCAGTTCCAAACGCTCGAGGGGCTCTTGATCGCTGCCCTGAACGGGGATCCAGCGGCCTACCAAGCCGTGCAGAACAACCCGCAGATCCCGGCCCAGTTCAAAGGGCAAATCCCCCCGGGCGGGATCGCTGCCCAGGTTCAGGCCCAGATCGCCCAAACCGAAAGCCTGCTCGAGGCTGCCCTCCAGGGCGACGCACAGGCCGCCCAGGCGCTGCGGGCCAACCCCAACCTGGACCCCCGTATCCAGGCCCTCCTGGATACCCCGCCACCCCCGGAGGCCCGCCCCGCAGCCTTAGCCCAAGTCAAAGCCGGGCTCGAGGCCCAGATCCCGCAGATCGTCGCGGCGGCTACCCAGCAGGCCGAGTCCCGGATCAAGGCTGGGCTACAGCAGGCCCAGGCCGAGGCGTTGGCCCAGGCTATCGCCGGGGTCAAGGCAGGCTTGGCCCAGGCCCAAAGCAAGGCCATTGCGGCGGCCATCGCCACCGTGCGGGAAAATCTGCGCAAAGCCCAGGCCCAAGCTACCCAAGCAGCCATCGCAGCAGTCGGGAAAAACCTACAAGCCGCCCAGGCTAGCGCCACCGAACAGGCGGTAAAGGCGGTACGGGAAAACCTGAGCAAAGTTCAGGCCCAAGCCACCGAACAGGCGGTAAAGGCCGTGATCGAGAACCTGCAAAAAGCCGAGGCTACCGCCGAGGAAAAAGCCATCCAGGCGGTGCGGGAAAACCTGGCGGCTGCCCAGCAAAAAGCCCTGGTGGAAGTGCCGCAGACCGTGGTCGCCAACCTCGAGCAGACCAAGACCAAGCTCCATAACGCGCTGAACAACGGCATCACCAATGCTGAGAAGAACATTTTCCTCTACGCCGCGGTCTTCGTGCTGATCTCGCTGGTCTTCATCGGTATGCTGCCCAACGAAGAACTGCGGGGCGGGGGCGGCTTCGGGGCTCGAGGTGGACAGGCCGGGCCGCCGGTCGCGGCGCACTAG
- the bshB1 gene encoding bacillithiol biosynthesis deacetylase BshB1 translates to MAIDLLVIAPHPDDAELGCGGMLARAKAEGYSTAILELTQGEMGTKGTVQERLAEAEEAARILGLDYRGNLRLPDGGLADVPEQRQALGQALRNVRPRVVIAPWSADRHPDHVAAHHLSLSAVHFAGLSRAALQGQPHRVERIFFYPGNYAVTPSLLVDVSAYIETWQAALLAHQSQFHGEAASETVSLAGVEARRALRRAWGNYLGVAYAEPLVSLQPVLGVPW, encoded by the coding sequence ATGGCTATCGATTTGTTGGTGATTGCACCGCACCCCGATGATGCCGAGCTAGGCTGCGGGGGCATGCTGGCGCGGGCCAAGGCTGAGGGATATAGCACGGCCATCCTCGAGCTGACCCAAGGTGAGATGGGCACTAAGGGCACGGTGCAGGAGCGGCTGGCCGAAGCTGAGGAAGCCGCCCGCATCCTGGGCCTGGATTACCGGGGCAACCTGAGGCTTCCCGACGGCGGCCTGGCCGATGTTCCCGAGCAGCGCCAGGCGCTGGGGCAAGCCTTGCGGAACGTGCGCCCTAGGGTGGTGATCGCTCCTTGGTCCGCGGACCGCCACCCCGACCACGTGGCAGCCCATCATCTCAGCCTGAGCGCGGTGCATTTTGCCGGGCTGAGCCGGGCCGCGCTCCAGGGCCAGCCGCATAGGGTAGAGCGGATCTTCTTCTACCCCGGCAACTACGCGGTGACGCCCAGCCTTCTGGTAGACGTATCCGCCTACATCGAGACCTGGCAGGCCGCGCTCTTGGCCCACCAGAGCCAGTTCCACGGTGAAGCGGCCTCCGAGACGGTGAGCCTGGCGGGGGTAGAGGCGAGGCGGGCTTTGCGCCGAGCCTGGGGCAATTACCTGGGCGTGGCCTACGCCGAGCCGCTGGTGAGCCTCCAGCCGGTGCTGGGGGTGCCGTGGTGA
- the plsY gene encoding glycerol-3-phosphate 1-O-acyltransferase PlsY: MTWEIALILLLAYLFGSIPVGALVARARGIDIQKVGSGNIGATNVLRTLGPGPAAIVAFFDVFKGGIALLISRLAGLDGMVAGLVAVAAVLGHNYSIWLRFSGGKGVATSFGTLLVLDPWVALLTLPIGVTTMVLTRYVSAGSMIGGVASVVIAIGLGRPVWEVITLGLLAGLIFLTHRENIRRLQAGTERRLGEKSAEKTGAAG, translated from the coding sequence GTGACCTGGGAGATTGCCCTCATCCTGCTGCTAGCGTATTTGTTTGGCAGCATTCCAGTGGGAGCGCTGGTGGCGCGGGCCCGGGGGATAGATATTCAGAAGGTCGGCTCCGGGAATATCGGGGCCACCAATGTGCTGCGCACCCTGGGGCCAGGCCCGGCAGCAATAGTGGCTTTTTTCGACGTGTTCAAGGGGGGGATCGCCCTTCTCATCAGCCGGCTAGCAGGGTTGGACGGTATGGTAGCGGGCTTGGTTGCGGTGGCGGCAGTGCTGGGGCACAACTACTCGATCTGGCTGCGCTTCTCCGGTGGCAAGGGGGTGGCTACCAGCTTTGGCACCTTGCTGGTGCTGGATCCCTGGGTGGCTTTGCTGACCTTGCCCATTGGGGTGACCACCATGGTCCTGACCCGCTACGTCTCGGCAGGGAGCATGATCGGGGGGGTGGCCTCGGTGGTGATCGCCATAGGGCTGGGCCGACCTGTATGGGAGGTCATCACCCTGGGGCTCTTGGCCGGGCTCATCTTCCTCACTCACCGCGAGAACATCCGGCGGCTTCAGGCCGGGACCGAGCGCCGATTGGGGGAGAAGAGCGCTGAAAAGACAGGAGCTGCCGGGTAA
- a CDS encoding ABC transporter permease produces MRYWKLLNRFWGSALAAELEYRGNFALAAIAAVAMLAGSIFSLSLLYQGGYRPGGWKFDEALLVLGAFTILEGFSNTFLGPNLNRIVEQVQKGTLDFVLLKPVDSQFWLSTRFFSPWGLPNLLFGLGVWVYAGSRLGMGLSGYLLGLGLLGVASLLLYSLWFILGSTSIWFVKIYNVTEVLRGLLEAGRYPIGAYPALYRFFFTFVVPVAFLTTVPAEASLGRLEPPTLLLALGIALFVFAFARFFWRLALRSYTSASS; encoded by the coding sequence GTGCGCTACTGGAAACTCCTCAACCGCTTCTGGGGAAGTGCCTTGGCGGCAGAACTCGAGTACCGGGGGAACTTCGCCTTAGCAGCCATCGCTGCGGTTGCGATGTTGGCCGGGAGCATCTTCAGCCTCTCGCTTTTATACCAAGGGGGTTACCGCCCCGGGGGCTGGAAATTCGACGAGGCGTTGCTGGTGCTGGGGGCGTTTACGATCCTCGAGGGCTTCTCCAATACCTTTCTGGGCCCCAACCTTAACCGCATCGTCGAGCAAGTACAAAAAGGAACCCTGGATTTTGTACTCCTGAAACCGGTGGACAGCCAGTTTTGGCTCTCGACCCGTTTCTTCTCACCCTGGGGTCTTCCCAACCTGCTGTTTGGGCTGGGGGTCTGGGTCTACGCCGGAAGCCGTTTGGGGATGGGTCTTTCCGGCTATCTCCTGGGACTCGGGCTGCTTGGGGTGGCGAGCCTGCTGCTATACAGCCTGTGGTTCATTTTGGGTTCGACCAGTATCTGGTTCGTCAAGATCTACAACGTCACCGAGGTATTGCGCGGCCTCCTGGAGGCCGGGCGCTACCCCATCGGGGCGTACCCGGCCCTCTACCGTTTTTTCTTCACCTTCGTGGTTCCGGTAGCCTTCCTCACCACGGTTCCAGCGGAGGCCTCGCTGGGGCGGCTCGAGCCTCCAACCCTCCTCCTCGCGTTGGGTATCGCCCTGTTCGTGTTCGCCTTCGCCCGCTTTTTTTGGCGGCTAGCCTTGCGCAGCTACACCTCCGCGAGTAGCTGA
- the pdxH gene encoding pyridoxamine 5'-phosphate oxidase, producing the protein MDLRNFRYDYTRGELNEADVSPDPVQQFGVWLEEALAAGLVEPYGMTLSTVGEQHRPSSRVVLLRGFSAEGFIFYTNYHSRKGRELQAHPYAALNFWWPPLERQVRIEGRVEKVSAEESDAYFASRPYESQAASASSPQSQPIPSREVLLQWIEQTKQRYPTQVPRPPHWGGYRLVPDYFEFWQGRKSRIHDRLAYTLEPGGSWKITRLAP; encoded by the coding sequence ATGGATCTTCGCAACTTCCGCTATGACTACACAAGGGGCGAACTCAACGAAGCTGATGTTTCGCCCGATCCCGTGCAGCAGTTTGGGGTCTGGCTCGAGGAGGCCCTAGCCGCTGGGCTCGTCGAACCCTACGGCATGACGCTTTCCACGGTGGGAGAGCAGCATCGCCCCAGCAGCCGGGTGGTGTTGCTACGGGGATTTTCCGCCGAAGGCTTTATCTTCTACACCAACTACCATAGCCGCAAAGGCCGCGAACTCCAGGCCCATCCCTACGCTGCCTTGAACTTCTGGTGGCCCCCGCTCGAGCGCCAGGTGCGCATTGAAGGGCGGGTGGAAAAAGTCTCCGCTGAAGAGTCGGACGCTTACTTTGCCAGCCGCCCCTACGAGAGCCAGGCGGCTTCGGCCTCGAGCCCCCAGAGCCAGCCCATCCCCTCGCGGGAGGTGTTGCTGCAATGGATTGAACAGACCAAGCAGCGCTATCCCACCCAAGTTCCTAGGCCGCCGCACTGGGGGGGCTACCGGTTAGTGCCGGATTACTTCGAGTTCTGGCAGGGCCGCAAAAGCCGCATCCACGACCGGCTGGCCTACACCCTCGAGCCGGGCGGGAGTTGGAAGATTACGCGCTTGGCGCCATAA
- a CDS encoding ABC transporter ATP-binding protein has product MAIVTAENLAKSYPVALKDPGLAGTLRHFLARKYKQIEAVQGVTFQIAPGEIVGFLGPNGAGKTTTLKMLTGLIHPTAGRVEVAGHVPFRRESDFLKKITLVMGNKQQLIWDLPAADSFAINGAVYEIPDAELKKRIGELAEMLGLGGKLTQPVRKLSLGERMKAELLAALLHRPQVLFLDEPTLGLDVNAQMAVRDFLREYNRRYGATILLTSHYMADITALAERVMLIHQGSLIYDGGLQGLLERFAPYREVRLELERPVSREALERHGEVAELDAHQARLLLRREVLVEKVAQLLSELPVADLEVREPPVEEVIGRVFESGAKVETASSH; this is encoded by the coding sequence GTGGCCATCGTCACGGCAGAGAACCTCGCCAAAAGCTATCCGGTCGCCCTCAAAGACCCCGGTCTGGCAGGCACGCTGCGGCATTTTTTGGCGCGCAAATACAAGCAGATCGAAGCGGTACAAGGGGTGACCTTCCAGATTGCACCGGGCGAGATCGTGGGCTTTCTGGGTCCCAATGGGGCGGGCAAGACCACCACGCTCAAGATGCTCACCGGCCTGATCCACCCTACCGCCGGGCGGGTCGAGGTGGCCGGACACGTTCCCTTCCGTCGCGAGAGCGATTTTCTCAAGAAGATTACGCTGGTAATGGGGAACAAACAACAGCTCATCTGGGATCTGCCCGCCGCGGACTCCTTCGCCATCAACGGAGCGGTGTACGAGATCCCCGATGCGGAGCTAAAAAAACGCATCGGCGAGCTGGCCGAGATGCTGGGGCTGGGGGGCAAGCTGACCCAACCCGTGCGCAAACTCTCCTTGGGGGAGCGGATGAAGGCCGAACTCCTGGCCGCCCTCCTCCACCGCCCCCAGGTGCTCTTCCTCGACGAGCCCACCCTGGGCCTGGACGTGAACGCGCAGATGGCGGTGCGAGATTTTCTGCGCGAGTATAACCGCCGCTATGGAGCCACCATTTTGCTCACCAGTCACTACATGGCCGACATCACCGCGCTGGCCGAGCGGGTGATGCTGATTCACCAGGGCTCACTCATCTACGACGGCGGCCTGCAGGGTCTTTTGGAGCGCTTCGCCCCTTACCGCGAGGTGCGCCTCGAGCTCGAGCGCCCGGTCTCCCGCGAAGCCCTCGAGCGCCACGGCGAGGTAGCCGAGCTTGACGCACACCAAGCCCGCCTCCTGCTGCGCCGGGAGGTGCTGGTAGAAAAAGTTGCCCAACTGCTGAGCGAACTCCCGGTGGCCGACCTGGAGGTGCGCGAACCCCCGGTCGAGGAGGTCATCGGGCGCGTCTTCGAGAGCGGCGCCAAAGTCGAGACCGCATCCAGCCACTAA